The proteins below are encoded in one region of Acidobacteriota bacterium:
- a CDS encoding FtsX-like permease family protein, whose amino-acid sequence MSNVVARLKVDEPPAAAASQLAALLSPLQMPARPSFALTLGDVSPTRAPELPADVRVSLWTMGMSALVLLVACGSAGNLLLLRRLRRTQEVSIKLALGASRARLVREVLADALVLAAMAGIATLVIALVGSRVVHDVLLPGLDDIAPLDLSRLLWLTVGVSFGAALVLSLAPAAWQARQRLTGQTVVMRVSRPSRVLGTFVALQVALSLPLMAAAALFVSSFRNARAQDFGFQADRVVVVETNTAEVGQSRAAHAVHTAIQERLRHMPGVEAASVVQASPTQGRVGFRVRPRNSPHEEPRTADFLAADAAYADVAGIRIVDGRALRETDDVTGSAPVVMVSASLASDAWPGRSAVGECLEMIGPMTECLTVVGVFDDVANRASLDWKNGTRGGWTVVGPLEMMGGTFGGRVVLVKTHAEPASMLASIRREAQQAAPNQPYIDVWPLDDVFEPMLRPWRLGSTVFVAFGVLTLVIAGVGLAVVTAYAVTRRTREIGIRAALGAAPADLVVLLVRQHLWAVGAGLVAGTGLTWLGGRWIQSLLYGVTPYDPRVIAFVATVFIITTTLAAWLPARRAGRVAPSAALRTE is encoded by the coding sequence TTGTCGAACGTCGTCGCCCGCCTGAAAGTCGACGAGCCGCCTGCTGCCGCGGCGTCGCAGTTGGCGGCACTGCTGTCGCCGCTGCAGATGCCGGCGCGTCCGTCGTTCGCGCTGACGCTCGGCGACGTGTCGCCGACGCGCGCACCGGAGCTGCCGGCCGACGTGCGCGTCTCGTTGTGGACGATGGGGATGTCGGCGCTGGTGCTGCTGGTCGCGTGCGGTAGCGCCGGGAATCTGCTGCTCCTGCGCCGTCTGCGACGCACGCAGGAGGTGTCCATCAAGCTGGCGCTGGGCGCATCGCGTGCACGCCTCGTGCGCGAGGTACTGGCTGATGCGCTCGTGCTGGCCGCGATGGCCGGCATTGCCACGCTGGTGATCGCATTGGTCGGCTCCCGAGTGGTACACGACGTGTTGCTGCCCGGCCTGGACGACATCGCGCCGCTCGATCTCTCGCGTCTGCTCTGGCTGACTGTGGGAGTGTCGTTCGGCGCCGCGCTCGTGCTCTCGCTCGCGCCGGCGGCGTGGCAGGCGCGCCAGCGGCTCACGGGGCAGACAGTCGTGATGCGTGTATCGCGTCCGTCACGCGTGCTCGGCACGTTCGTCGCGCTGCAGGTGGCGTTGTCGCTGCCGCTCATGGCGGCCGCGGCGTTGTTCGTGTCGAGCTTCCGGAATGCGCGTGCACAGGACTTCGGCTTCCAGGCAGACCGCGTTGTCGTCGTCGAGACCAACACGGCGGAGGTGGGCCAATCCAGAGCGGCGCACGCCGTCCATACGGCCATTCAGGAGCGTCTGCGTCACATGCCCGGTGTCGAGGCTGCGTCGGTCGTGCAGGCGTCGCCGACGCAGGGCCGCGTGGGATTCCGCGTCAGGCCGAGGAACTCTCCGCATGAGGAACCACGCACGGCGGACTTCCTGGCCGCAGATGCGGCATACGCAGACGTCGCGGGCATCCGCATCGTCGATGGGCGTGCGCTGCGTGAGACGGACGACGTGACGGGCAGCGCGCCTGTGGTCATGGTGAGTGCGTCGCTGGCCAGCGACGCATGGCCGGGGCGGTCCGCTGTGGGTGAATGCCTGGAGATGATCGGGCCGATGACTGAGTGCCTGACCGTCGTCGGGGTGTTCGACGATGTTGCGAACAGGGCATCGCTCGACTGGAAGAACGGCACTCGCGGCGGATGGACCGTCGTTGGTCCTCTGGAGATGATGGGCGGGACGTTCGGCGGGCGAGTGGTACTCGTGAAGACGCATGCGGAACCGGCGTCGATGCTGGCGTCGATTCGACGAGAGGCACAGCAGGCGGCTCCCAATCAGCCGTACATCGATGTCTGGCCGCTCGACGATGTCTTCGAGCCGATGCTGCGCCCGTGGCGTCTCGGGTCGACGGTCTTCGTCGCGTTCGGCGTGCTGACGCTCGTCATCGCGGGTGTCGGTCTTGCCGTCGTGACCGCGTACGCCGTCACGCGCCGCACGCGCGAGATCGGCATCCGGGCCGCGCTGGGTGCCGCTCCGGCGGACCTTGTCGTGCTGCTCGTGCGCCAGCACCTGTGGGCCGTCGGCGCGGGGCTCGTCGCCGGCACCGGACTCACGTGGCTCGGGGGGCGCTGGATCCAGTCGCTGCTTTATGGCGTGACGCCGTACGACCCGCGCGTGATCGCGTTT
- a CDS encoding type II toxin-antitoxin system Phd/YefM family antitoxin gives MPDVTLPAAEFKAKCLALIDHVHEGGEPITITKRGRVVARLVPAGHEHEKPWLALRGTGRWTGDRFRPVVEERDIEALRPARRSGRRRA, from the coding sequence ATGCCTGACGTGACACTACCGGCGGCCGAATTCAAGGCGAAGTGCCTCGCGCTCATCGACCACGTGCATGAGGGCGGCGAACCCATCACGATCACCAAGCGGGGCCGCGTCGTCGCGCGACTCGTGCCCGCGGGCCACGAGCACGAGAAGCCCTGGTTGGCCCTCCGTGGCACGGGACGGTGGACGGGCGATCGCTTCCGCCCCGTGGTCGAGGAACGCGACATCGAAGCGCTGCGTCCGGCACGCAGGTCGGGGCGACGACGCGCATGA
- a CDS encoding type II toxin-antitoxin system VapC family toxin: protein MTVPVLDTHAWVEWIVESPGVTAAARKALDGFAPDQRPYLSTISLWEVAMLVDLKRLVLDVPLTEWLSLAAHPRTVRLVPISPVIAAGTAALPSTFHRDPADRIIVATCLALDAPLMTDDERIRRSRLIRRWKPTADSAGPTST from the coding sequence ATGACGGTTCCGGTACTCGATACGCACGCCTGGGTCGAATGGATCGTCGAGTCACCCGGCGTCACCGCTGCCGCCCGGAAGGCTCTCGACGGCTTCGCACCGGACCAGCGGCCCTACCTGTCCACGATCAGTCTCTGGGAAGTCGCGATGCTGGTCGACCTGAAGCGCCTGGTACTCGACGTCCCACTCACCGAGTGGCTGTCACTCGCCGCGCACCCGCGAACGGTTCGGCTCGTGCCCATCTCGCCGGTGATCGCCGCCGGCACTGCCGCGCTGCCATCGACATTCCATCGCGATCCCGCCGACAGGATCATCGTGGCCACCTGTCTCGCCCTCGACGCCCCACTGATGACCGACGACGAGCGGATCCGGCGCTCCCGTCTGATCCGGCGATGGAAGCCCACCGCGGACAGCGCCGGGCCCACAAGCACGTGA
- the carB gene encoding carbamoyl-phosphate synthase large subunit, giving the protein MPRRTDISRVLVIGSGPIVIGQACEFDYSGTQACKALRSEGLEVILINSNPATIMTDPELADRTYVEPLTVEMAEQIIARERPDALLPTVGGQTALNLAVDLAKAGILEKYGVTLIGAQIDAIEVAEDRLKFREAMKEIGIPVPKSAVVHTLADALTAVEDVGFPAIIRPSFTMGGVGGGIAYNLEEFREIAERGISLSPVHEILVEQSVIGWKEYELEVMRDHADNFVVICSIENVDAMGVHTGDSITVAPAITLSDREYHRLRDAARRIIRRVGVETGGSNIQFAVNPANGDYIVIEMNPRVSRSSALASKATGFPIAKIAAKLALGYTLDEIPNDITRVTPASFEPTIDYVVVKFPRWAFEKFPQADATLTTQMKSVGEAMAIGRTFKEAFLKAVRSLELGSNQSSLFGQPVDDDEEKVEALRRALVIPNDRRMWAVFRALERGWTVEQLHELTHIDPWFLEQFQDLVALSRMARDIGLRNMSEDLLRTLKRNGFGDRDIARLCEVDESVVREKREELGLRNAYKRIDTCAAEFESFTPYLYGTFERECEADPTPRRKVVILGSGPNRIGQGIEFDYCCCHAAFAARDEGYETVMVNCNPETVSTDYDTVDRLYFEPLTLEDVLAVIERERSAGADVSCVVQFGGQTPLKLALALQQAGVDIIGTSPDSIDLAEDRERFAKLLWDLGIPQPANGMAASRDEAREVAARIGYPVVVRPSYVLGGRAMAIVYDAGTLDNYMANAVDVSPEKPILIDRFLEDAFELDVDAVADGQGGVIIGGVMEHIEEAGIHSGDSSCVVPTYLVAEKHLETIKDYTRRIARALDVVGLMNAQYAIKDDTVYVIEVNPRASRTVPYLSKATGVPLAKVAAQLMTGKSLSELGLVADLDVTGVFVKAPVFPFVRFPGVDTILGPEMKSTGEVMGGASTFGTAFAKAQIAAGQKIPLDGAAFISVNNDDKPNVLPIARDLASLGFKLVATRGTAAYLRAHGLDVEVVYKINEGRPHVGDRIVNRQIHLVLNTPLGRESFFDDRSVRRVAMMQGVPCITTLTGGAATVSAIKALREQGLDVRSLQEYHGTVATTA; this is encoded by the coding sequence ATGCCTCGCCGTACCGACATCTCCCGCGTGCTCGTCATCGGCTCCGGTCCCATCGTGATCGGGCAGGCCTGCGAGTTCGACTATTCCGGCACCCAGGCCTGCAAGGCGCTCAGGAGCGAAGGCCTCGAAGTCATCCTGATCAACAGCAACCCGGCGACGATCATGACCGACCCCGAGTTGGCGGATCGCACGTACGTCGAACCGCTGACCGTCGAGATGGCCGAGCAGATCATCGCGCGCGAACGGCCCGACGCGCTGCTGCCGACGGTGGGCGGCCAGACGGCGCTCAATCTTGCCGTCGATCTCGCCAAGGCCGGCATCCTCGAGAAGTACGGCGTCACGCTCATCGGCGCGCAGATCGATGCGATCGAAGTGGCCGAGGATCGCCTGAAGTTCCGCGAGGCGATGAAGGAGATCGGCATCCCGGTCCCGAAGTCGGCTGTCGTGCACACGCTCGCCGATGCGCTGACCGCGGTGGAAGACGTCGGCTTCCCGGCGATCATCCGTCCGTCGTTCACGATGGGCGGCGTCGGCGGCGGCATCGCGTACAACCTCGAGGAGTTCCGCGAGATCGCCGAGCGCGGCATCAGCCTCAGCCCCGTCCACGAGATCCTCGTCGAGCAGTCGGTGATCGGCTGGAAGGAGTACGAGCTCGAGGTGATGCGCGACCACGCGGACAACTTCGTGGTCATCTGCTCGATCGAGAACGTCGACGCGATGGGCGTGCACACGGGCGACAGCATCACCGTCGCGCCGGCGATCACGCTCTCCGATCGCGAGTACCACCGCCTGCGCGACGCGGCGCGCCGCATCATCAGGCGCGTGGGCGTGGAGACCGGCGGCAGCAACATCCAGTTCGCCGTCAATCCCGCCAACGGCGACTACATCGTCATCGAGATGAACCCGCGCGTGTCGCGCAGTTCGGCGCTCGCGTCCAAGGCCACCGGCTTTCCGATCGCCAAGATCGCGGCCAAGCTCGCGCTGGGATACACGCTCGACGAGATCCCGAACGACATCACGCGCGTGACGCCCGCGTCCTTCGAGCCGACGATCGACTACGTCGTGGTGAAGTTCCCGCGCTGGGCGTTCGAAAAGTTCCCGCAGGCAGACGCCACGCTCACCACGCAGATGAAGTCGGTGGGCGAGGCGATGGCCATCGGCCGCACGTTCAAGGAAGCCTTCCTCAAGGCCGTGCGCTCGCTCGAACTGGGCAGCAACCAGTCGTCGCTCTTCGGGCAGCCCGTGGACGATGACGAGGAGAAGGTGGAGGCGCTGCGCCGCGCGCTGGTGATCCCGAACGATCGCCGGATGTGGGCCGTGTTCCGCGCGCTCGAACGCGGATGGACGGTGGAGCAGCTCCACGAGCTCACGCACATCGACCCGTGGTTCCTGGAGCAATTCCAGGATCTGGTCGCACTGTCGCGGATGGCGCGCGACATCGGCCTGCGCAACATGTCGGAGGACCTGCTGCGCACGCTCAAGCGCAACGGCTTCGGCGATCGCGACATCGCGCGGCTCTGCGAGGTGGACGAGTCAGTGGTGCGCGAGAAGCGCGAGGAACTGGGGCTGCGCAACGCCTACAAGCGGATCGACACCTGCGCCGCGGAGTTCGAGTCGTTCACGCCGTATCTGTACGGCACGTTCGAGCGCGAGTGCGAGGCCGATCCGACGCCGCGCAGGAAGGTCGTCATCCTCGGCAGCGGCCCGAACCGCATCGGCCAGGGCATCGAGTTCGACTACTGCTGCTGTCACGCCGCCTTCGCCGCCCGCGACGAGGGCTACGAGACGGTGATGGTCAACTGCAATCCGGAGACGGTCTCGACCGACTACGACACCGTCGACAGGCTCTACTTCGAGCCGCTCACGCTCGAAGACGTGCTCGCGGTGATCGAGCGCGAGCGATCGGCGGGTGCCGACGTGTCGTGTGTCGTGCAGTTCGGCGGACAGACGCCGCTGAAGCTGGCGCTCGCGTTGCAGCAGGCGGGCGTCGACATCATCGGCACGTCGCCAGACTCCATCGATCTCGCGGAAGACCGCGAGCGCTTCGCCAAGCTGCTGTGGGATCTGGGCATCCCGCAGCCGGCCAACGGTATGGCCGCGAGCCGCGACGAGGCGCGCGAAGTGGCGGCGCGCATCGGCTATCCGGTGGTGGTGCGTCCGTCGTACGTGCTCGGCGGTCGCGCGATGGCCATCGTGTACGACGCCGGCACGCTCGACAACTACATGGCCAACGCCGTGGACGTGTCGCCCGAGAAGCCGATCCTCATCGACAGGTTCCTCGAAGACGCGTTCGAGCTCGACGTCGACGCGGTGGCCGACGGTCAGGGCGGCGTGATCATCGGCGGCGTGATGGAGCACATCGAGGAAGCGGGTATCCACTCGGGCGACAGCTCCTGCGTGGTGCCAACGTACCTCGTTGCCGAGAAGCACCTCGAGACGATCAAGGACTACACGCGCCGCATCGCGCGTGCGCTCGACGTGGTCGGTCTGATGAACGCGCAGTATGCGATCAAGGACGACACGGTCTACGTGATCGAGGTGAACCCGCGCGCGTCGCGCACGGTGCCGTATCTCTCGAAGGCCACGGGCGTGCCGCTGGCGAAGGTCGCCGCGCAGCTCATGACGGGCAAGTCGCTCTCCGAGCTCGGGCTCGTGGCGGATCTCGACGTGACGGGCGTGTTCGTCAAGGCGCCGGTCTTCCCGTTCGTGCGATTCCCCGGCGTGGACACGATCCTCGGACCCGAGATGAAGAGCACGGGCGAGGTGATGGGTGGGGCGTCGACGTTCGGGACGGCGTTCGCCAAGGCGCAGATCGCGGCGGGGCAGAAGATCCCGCTCGACGGCGCGGCGTTCATCAGCGTCAACAACGACGACAAGCCCAACGTGCTGCCGATCGCGCGCGATCTGGCGTCGCTCGGCTTCAAGCTCGTGGCCACGCGTGGAACGGCTGCGTACCTGCGCGCGCACGGGCTCGACGTCGAGGTCGTCTACAAAATCAACGAAGGCCGTCCGCACGTCGGCGATCGCATCGTCAACAGGCAGATCCACCTCGTGCTCAACACGCCGCTCGGCCGTGAGTCGTTCTTCGACGACCGCAGCGTGCGCCGCGTGGCGATGATGCAGGGCGTGCCGTGCATCACGACGCTCACCGGCGGCGCGGCCACCGTCAGCGCGATCAAGGCCCTGCGTGAACAGGGCCTCGACGTCCGCTCGCTGCAGGAGTACCACGGCACCGTCGCCACGACGGCGTGA
- the carA gene encoding glutamine-hydrolyzing carbamoyl-phosphate synthase small subunit gives MKALLALENGQVFEGVAAGAAGETSGEVVFNTSLTGYQEVLTDPSYSGQIVTMTAPLIGNYGVSAQDGESRGPQVAGFVMREESRIASNWRAESTLREYLVAHGIVAISDVDTRALTRLLRSAGVMRGVIATGATVRGEDLIEKARAARQMSGADLVKDVTCPVPFDWEPSAEPGGAVGRDLILEPQRRAGRRLKVAAYDLGMKYNILRRFAEHGIDVRVYPATTPAQELMKDAPDGVFFSNGPGDPAALPYVVDNAKALADANVPVFGICLGHQVLAQALGARTFKLKFGHRGTNHPVKHLASGAVEITSQNHGFAVDPESIPSDVEVTHVNLYDNTVEGLKHRTRPIFCVQYHPEAAPGPHDADYLFREFLDAMEARA, from the coding sequence ATGAAAGCGTTACTCGCACTCGAGAACGGCCAGGTCTTCGAAGGCGTGGCCGCCGGTGCCGCTGGCGAGACCAGTGGCGAAGTCGTGTTCAACACGAGCCTGACGGGCTACCAGGAAGTCCTCACCGATCCGTCGTATTCGGGCCAGATCGTCACGATGACGGCCCCGCTCATCGGCAATTACGGCGTGTCGGCGCAGGATGGGGAGTCGCGCGGGCCGCAGGTGGCCGGCTTCGTGATGCGCGAGGAATCGCGCATCGCGAGCAACTGGCGCGCCGAAAGCACGCTCCGCGAATACCTCGTCGCGCACGGCATCGTCGCCATCTCCGACGTCGATACGCGCGCGCTCACGCGCCTGCTGCGATCGGCGGGCGTGATGCGCGGCGTGATCGCGACAGGGGCGACGGTACGCGGCGAGGATCTGATCGAGAAGGCGCGTGCCGCGCGCCAGATGTCTGGCGCGGATCTCGTCAAGGACGTGACCTGTCCGGTGCCGTTCGACTGGGAGCCGTCTGCCGAGCCCGGGGGCGCGGTGGGACGCGACCTGATTCTCGAGCCGCAGCGCCGCGCGGGTCGCCGGCTCAAGGTGGCCGCCTACGACCTCGGCATGAAGTACAACATCCTGCGCAGGTTCGCCGAGCACGGCATCGACGTGCGCGTGTATCCGGCCACGACGCCCGCGCAGGAACTGATGAAGGACGCACCCGACGGCGTGTTCTTCAGCAACGGCCCCGGCGATCCCGCGGCGCTGCCGTACGTGGTGGACAACGCGAAAGCTCTCGCTGACGCGAACGTGCCGGTCTTCGGCATCTGTCTCGGTCATCAGGTGCTCGCGCAGGCGCTCGGCGCGCGCACGTTCAAGCTGAAGTTCGGCCATCGCGGCACGAACCACCCGGTGAAGCACCTCGCGTCGGGCGCGGTGGAGATCACGTCGCAGAACCACGGGTTCGCCGTGGATCCGGAGAGCATCCCGTCGGACGTCGAGGTCACGCACGTGAACCTGTACGACAACACGGTGGAAGGGCTGAAGCATCGCACGCGGCCGATCTTCTGCGTGCAATACCACCCGGAAGCGGCGCCCGGGCCGCACGACGCCGACTACCTGTTCAGAGAGTTCCTCGACGCCATGGAGGCGCGCGCCTAG
- a CDS encoding PEGA domain-containing protein, whose product MGPRLLVEDDRGRAQVLKLLTDMGEDAAALASALDELRQTLPIHPSLLPLNDIGVFEDGVYMTSPVLTAPSVEGRLRGGRQSLDATLPWLRAVTSGLQAAHDAGVFHGAIHPRDILVTDDGGVLTGVGLAPALERLHLQAPVRVPFTAPERASGRPWDARADQYSLAMLALDALSGRRLIAGTIPAFDRWTLAETPAEDARLHEVFVKALDPDPDRRFDTVEAWLMALAGDEGDSDQAAEAGALSRFARDGVILATPLGTGEPPREIRVQSIDGQKGDSLSLFPEEATIDGPVVPLVETAAEAREESPAGRPIDTGHWLVADVPDDAAVEPDPEPVPVAEVEAEPPTRQWRLDDDDGHVAGGAAIGPREAWEPDEESAGRRPWLLLVVALVMAALAYGTWRSLSPSRASGPAPEHVETTPRDGRDATAPAAARDGASVTPTPESRAPQPPPTAPTPVPQAPVSPRPSTPTAERAVPPVVAQVPGPAPAEPTGRVLIRSSPSGQVRVNGVARGETPVTLRDLPFGEYAIAISSAGFTTAQESVMLSAAQPAASVDVTLVRGGATPPAARPVAAPPPVAPAPPQAAPAPATVQSPAARPAPSSASQDQGRIFVVSTPAQARLIVDGVSYGSTPASIPGLSPGVHVVRLEIPGYKPWEGRVVVIAGISVPVRATLQQEQE is encoded by the coding sequence ATGGGGCCACGTCTGCTCGTGGAGGACGACCGCGGCCGGGCGCAGGTGCTCAAGCTCCTCACCGACATGGGCGAGGATGCCGCCGCGCTCGCGTCGGCGCTCGACGAGCTGCGCCAGACCCTCCCGATCCATCCATCGCTCCTGCCGCTGAACGACATCGGCGTGTTCGAGGACGGCGTCTACATGACGTCCCCGGTGCTGACGGCGCCGAGCGTGGAAGGGCGGTTGCGTGGCGGACGTCAGTCGCTCGACGCCACGCTGCCGTGGCTGCGCGCCGTCACGTCCGGCCTGCAGGCCGCTCACGACGCCGGCGTCTTCCACGGTGCGATCCATCCGCGCGACATCCTCGTCACCGATGACGGCGGCGTGCTCACAGGCGTGGGCCTGGCCCCGGCCCTCGAGCGCCTGCACCTGCAGGCGCCCGTCCGGGTCCCGTTCACGGCACCCGAACGCGCGTCCGGCCGCCCGTGGGACGCGCGCGCCGATCAGTACTCCCTCGCGATGCTCGCGCTCGACGCGCTGTCGGGGCGACGGCTGATCGCGGGCACGATCCCCGCCTTCGATCGGTGGACGCTGGCCGAGACGCCCGCCGAGGACGCGCGCCTGCACGAGGTCTTCGTCAAGGCGCTCGATCCCGATCCCGATCGTCGCTTCGACACGGTGGAGGCCTGGCTCATGGCGCTCGCCGGTGACGAAGGCGACAGCGATCAGGCAGCCGAGGCAGGTGCCCTCTCGCGCTTCGCCCGCGACGGCGTCATCCTCGCGACCCCGCTCGGGACAGGCGAGCCGCCACGCGAAATCCGCGTCCAGTCGATCGACGGCCAGAAGGGCGACTCCCTGTCGCTGTTCCCGGAAGAAGCCACGATCGACGGGCCTGTCGTGCCACTCGTCGAGACAGCCGCCGAGGCGCGGGAGGAATCGCCCGCAGGCAGGCCCATCGACACGGGCCATTGGCTCGTGGCGGACGTGCCCGACGACGCGGCCGTCGAACCCGACCCGGAACCTGTTCCCGTCGCAGAGGTGGAAGCCGAACCACCCACGCGCCAGTGGCGACTGGACGATGACGATGGGCATGTCGCTGGTGGCGCCGCAATCGGTCCGCGCGAGGCATGGGAGCCGGACGAGGAGAGCGCCGGCCGACGGCCGTGGCTGCTCCTGGTGGTGGCGCTCGTGATGGCGGCGCTTGCCTACGGTACGTGGCGGAGCCTGTCTCCGTCGCGGGCCTCTGGGCCGGCCCCGGAGCACGTCGAGACGACCCCACGTGATGGTCGCGATGCGACAGCCCCCGCAGCCGCCAGGGACGGTGCATCCGTCACGCCCACGCCGGAGTCGCGCGCACCACAGCCGCCGCCCACGGCGCCCACGCCAGTGCCGCAGGCTCCCGTATCGCCTCGCCCGTCGACGCCGACGGCCGAGCGCGCGGTGCCTCCTGTCGTGGCGCAGGTACCCGGACCGGCGCCCGCCGAACCGACAGGCCGCGTGCTGATCCGCTCGTCACCATCGGGTCAGGTGCGCGTCAACGGCGTGGCGCGTGGCGAGACGCCGGTGACCTTGCGTGACCTGCCGTTCGGCGAGTACGCGATCGCGATCAGCAGCGCCGGCTTCACGACGGCGCAGGAGTCGGTCATGCTGAGCGCCGCGCAGCCCGCGGCGTCGGTGGACGTGACTCTCGTGCGCGGCGGCGCCACACCGCCAGCGGCGCGGCCGGTGGCGGCACCGCCGCCAGTCGCACCGGCACCGCCACAGGCCGCCCCGGCGCCCGCGACGGTCCAGTCGCCCGCCGCCCGGCCGGCGCCCTCGTCGGCGTCGCAGGACCAGGGCCGGATCTTCGTCGTGTCCACGCCGGCGCAGGCGCGGCTCATCGTGGACGGCGTGTCGTATGGCAGTACGCCCGCGTCGATCCCGGGCCTCTCGCCCGGCGTCCACGTCGTTCGCCTCGAAATCCCGGGCTACAAGCCGTGGGAAGGTCGCGTGGTGGTGATAGCCGGGATCAGTGTCCCCGTGCGCGCCACGTTGCAGCAGGAACAGGAATGA
- the bshC gene encoding bacillithiol biosynthesis cysteine-adding enzyme BshC — MPSDTTQAALPHGIDLREWSGSRLSLDYAFRHDVLAHHYAGNPAEPGAWQDTIARVQQHQRDRAAIVAILQAQLAAREAPVEARAAAAKLLDPRTVAIVTGQQAGLFGGPLYTLMKGLTAVRLAADVEARFGVPCVTVFWNHAEDHDWDEVASAWVLDETLDARRLTVAGDGSEDCPVGRVRLGDDVNGVLADLEALLPATEFTAETLAQLRACYKPGVGMADAFGRLIDLLLGPLGAIVFDGSDPAAKPLVSAIFQRELARPCHTRRLATEAGAALAAEGYHAQVLAQPDGTGLFALGEQRVPIKYRDHTFFIDDTPADADALRVDAVHRPERFSPNVLLRAVVQDTLFPTIAYVAGPSELAYLGQLRDVYAFHETPMPLIVPRATGTILDAATRRFLQRTALPLQTLQARDEHVLNQWLEAQLPPSIEQALRELQQAVDARMVALAAAVPELDPTLDGAVKSSHGRMAHEIHGLHGKVIAAAKRRHDTLRRQFTHAQRLAFPDGHPQERVVCLAWYMNRFGPALVPRLHETLPVEGGTHWLLHL; from the coding sequence GTGCCTTCAGACACCACGCAGGCGGCGCTGCCCCACGGGATCGACCTGCGCGAGTGGTCCGGTTCACGTCTGAGCCTGGACTACGCCTTCCGGCACGATGTCCTCGCGCACCACTATGCCGGCAACCCGGCCGAGCCGGGCGCCTGGCAGGACACGATCGCGCGCGTACAACAGCATCAGCGCGACAGGGCGGCCATCGTGGCCATCCTGCAGGCACAGCTGGCTGCGCGCGAAGCCCCCGTCGAGGCGAGAGCCGCTGCGGCGAAGCTCCTCGATCCGCGCACCGTTGCCATCGTCACGGGTCAGCAGGCAGGCCTCTTCGGCGGTCCTCTGTACACGCTGATGAAGGGCCTGACTGCCGTCCGCCTGGCGGCCGACGTCGAGGCGCGCTTCGGCGTGCCGTGCGTGACGGTGTTCTGGAATCACGCCGAGGACCACGACTGGGACGAAGTGGCGTCGGCCTGGGTCCTCGACGAGACGCTCGACGCCCGTCGCCTCACGGTGGCCGGCGACGGGAGCGAGGACTGCCCCGTCGGGCGCGTGCGCCTCGGCGACGATGTGAACGGCGTGCTGGCCGACCTCGAGGCGCTGCTGCCCGCCACGGAGTTCACGGCCGAGACGCTCGCGCAGTTGCGCGCGTGTTACAAGCCCGGCGTCGGCATGGCCGACGCGTTCGGGCGACTCATCGATCTGCTGCTCGGTCCGCTCGGCGCCATCGTGTTCGACGGCAGCGACCCGGCGGCAAAACCGCTGGTGAGCGCCATCTTCCAGCGGGAACTCGCGCGTCCGTGTCACACGCGTCGACTGGCTACCGAGGCCGGTGCAGCCCTCGCCGCCGAGGGCTACCACGCGCAGGTTCTTGCCCAACCAGACGGCACAGGCCTGTTCGCGCTCGGCGAGCAGCGCGTGCCGATCAAGTACCGCGATCACACCTTCTTCATCGACGACACACCTGCCGACGCTGATGCGCTGCGCGTCGATGCAGTGCATCGGCCGGAGCGTTTCAGCCCGAACGTCCTGCTGCGCGCCGTGGTGCAGGACACGCTGTTTCCAACCATCGCCTACGTGGCCGGTCCGTCGGAGCTTGCCTACCTGGGCCAACTGCGCGACGTCTACGCCTTCCACGAGACGCCGATGCCGCTCATCGTCCCGCGCGCGACGGGGACGATCCTCGACGCGGCCACGCGACGATTCCTGCAGCGCACGGCACTCCCCCTGCAAACACTGCAGGCCCGCGACGAGCATGTGCTGAACCAGTGGCTCGAGGCACAGCTGCCGCCGTCCATCGAGCAGGCACTGCGCGAACTGCAGCAGGCCGTCGACGCGCGCATGGTCGCGCTCGCCGCCGCCGTGCCCGAACTCGATCCGACGCTCGATGGCGCGGTCAAGTCCTCGCACGGACGGATGGCGCATGAGATCCATGGGCTGCACGGCAAGGTCATCGCGGCGGCCAAACGTCGCCATGACACGCTGCGCCGCCAGTTCACGCACGCCCAGCGTCTCGCGTTCCCCGACGGCCACCCGCAGGAACGCGTCGTCTGCCTGGCGTGGTACATGAACCGGTTCGGTCCGGCGCTCGTGCCTCGTCTCCACGAGACCCTGCCCGTCGAGGGTGGCACGCATTGGCTCCTGCACCTCTGA